The Gaiella occulta genome has a window encoding:
- a CDS encoding phage N-6-adenine-methyltransferase, with translation MSRSVTRLAVHFSSATDDWATPQEFFDELDAEFDFTLDVCASDSNAKCGLYFTRDDDGLSQTWDEERCWMNPPYGREIKGWMRKAYKSSLEGALVVCLVPARTDTAWWHDYAAKATEIRFVRGRLRFGSAKHSAPFPSAVVVFRPRVAEGV, from the coding sequence GTGAGTCGTAGCGTGACGCGGCTCGCCGTCCACTTCAGTAGCGCAACGGATGACTGGGCGACGCCGCAGGAGTTCTTCGACGAACTCGACGCGGAGTTCGACTTCACGCTCGACGTGTGCGCCTCGGACTCGAACGCGAAGTGCGGGCTCTACTTCACCCGGGACGACGACGGCCTCTCGCAGACGTGGGACGAGGAGCGGTGCTGGATGAACCCGCCCTACGGCCGCGAGATAAAGGGATGGATGCGGAAAGCGTACAAGTCGAGTCTCGAGGGGGCGCTCGTCGTCTGCCTCGTTCCCGCGCGCACGGATACGGCATGGTGGCACGACTACGCGGCGAAGGCGACCGAGATCCGCTTCGTGCGGGGTCGACTCCGGTTCGGTAGCGCGAAGCACTCGGCTCCGTTCCCGAGCGCAGTCGTCGTGTTCAGGCCGCGCGTAGCGGAGGGCGTGTGA
- a CDS encoding snapalysin family zinc-dependent metalloprotease has product MLNGTGHDLGTALVVVLAALVGAAFAIPMQIQKPGSPPGQPQPTPAPQPDPAVELSVFNAAPGYEWSLTRAIEAWNTSGVRVHLYLAHEAGADITVTIASSSPCGSDPDVAACTGLGHSGPRTIWIVQRLDRFDEAGVLVHELGHILGLKHDTSGGCAAMTPSLWENCDPPPPGEWRCRLLAPADSERAIRILGGAARPATGAVFCRTGEFAS; this is encoded by the coding sequence ACCGCCCTCGTGGTTGTGCTGGCCGCCCTCGTCGGGGCCGCCTTCGCGATCCCCATGCAGATCCAGAAACCCGGGAGCCCGCCTGGACAGCCTCAGCCAACGCCAGCTCCCCAACCGGATCCCGCGGTCGAGCTCAGCGTCTTCAACGCGGCGCCCGGCTACGAGTGGTCGCTCACCCGAGCCATCGAGGCGTGGAACACGAGCGGCGTTCGCGTCCACCTCTACCTTGCCCACGAGGCGGGCGCGGACATCACCGTGACGATCGCCTCTTCGAGCCCGTGCGGCTCCGACCCGGACGTTGCGGCCTGTACCGGCCTGGGCCACTCCGGGCCTCGAACGATCTGGATCGTCCAGCGACTGGACCGCTTCGACGAGGCGGGCGTGCTTGTCCACGAGCTCGGCCACATCCTCGGTCTCAAGCACGACACGAGCGGCGGCTGCGCCGCGATGACGCCGTCCCTCTGGGAGAACTGCGACCCGCCTCCGCCCGGCGAGTGGCGCTGCCGGCTGCTCGCGCCAGCCGACAGCGAGCGCGCAATCCGGATCCTCGGCGGTGCAGCACGACCGGCGACCGGGGCCGTCTTCTGCCGCACGGGGGAGTTCGCGTCCTGA